The Mercurialis annua linkage group LG7, ddMerAnnu1.2, whole genome shotgun sequence genome includes the window TGCATGACTTCCATCTTCAATGACATGATCGAAGACATTATGAAAGTATTCATGGATGATTTCTCGATGTTTGGAGATTCCTTTGAAAGATGTCTTCAAAATCTGGACTGAGTCTTGCAAAGGTGTGAGGAAACTAATCTGGTATTAAACTGGGAGAAATGTCACTTCTTGGTAAAAGAGGGCATTGTTTTGGGGCATAAGATATCCAAGGAGGGTATAGAAGTGGACCAAGCAAAGACTGAGGTGATCGAGAAACTGCCACCTCCACTAACAGTGAAGGGAGTTCGTGCCTTCTTAGGGCATGCATGGTTTTATCGCCACTTCATTAAAGATTTTTCATCTATAGCGCGTCCTTTGACAAACTTGTCAAGGATGCGCCTTTTGTGTTCACTGATGCCTGTTTAGCTTCGTTTCTCAGATTGAAAGAGGCACTCGTTACTGCCCCAATCATATCTTGTCCAGATTGGAATCTTCCATTTGAACTCATGTACGATGCAAGTGATCAGGCATTGGGGAGTGTTTTGGGGCAAAGGAAGGATAAGAAGCTTCATATCATCTACTATGCTAGCCGCACTCTTTCCGGAGCTCAGCTGAACTACACTACCACAGAAAAAGAGATGTTGGCTGTAGTGTTTGCAGTGGATAAATTTAGGTCATATCTTCTTGGCTCTAAATATATCATATACACTGACCATGCTGCACTTTGATATCTTTTTTGCTAAGTAGGATGCTAAGCCTAGGTTGATTCGATGGATTTTACTCCTTCAAGAGTTTGATATCGAGATCAAGGATAAGAAGGGTACTGAGAACGTGGTCGCAGGCCACCTATCAAGATTAGAGGTGCCAGAGCCCGTAATAGAGGGAGATTTCATTAATGAGAGTTTCCCTGATGAAACACTCATGTTCATAAGGGACAAAGCGAAGCCATGGTATGCAGATTTTGAAAACTACCTCTCCGCCTCCATCACGCCATCAGACCTGAACTATCACCAGCGAAAGAAATTTATGTATGATGTTAGACGGTATCAGTGGGATGATCCCTATCTGTTCAAAGTTTGTGGAGATGGAATGATTCGGAGGTGTGTTGCAGAAGAGGAGATGTTTCCTATCATGGGGCAATGCCATGCTTCAGATTATGCAGGCCATTATGGGTCAGCCCGGACTGCAGCTCATGTCTTGGAAAGTGGATTTTTCTGGCCTACAATATTCCACGATGCTAGAACATTTGTGGAGCGTTGTGGGAGATGTCAGCGAACATGAAATATTTCAAGGAGGAATGAGATGCCGCTTACTTCCATTCAGGAGGTTGAAATTTTCGATGTTTGGGGTATCGATTTCATGGGGCCATTCCTGTATCTTTTGGAAATCAGTATATCTTGATTTGTGTCGACTACGTGTCGAAATGGGTGGAAACAACAGCTTTACCTACCAATGATGGAAAAGTGGTCCTGAATTTCCTGAAAAAGCTGATCAACACATTTGGAGTACCACGTGCTATTATCAGTGATGGGGGTTCGCACTTCTGTAATAGACAGTTTGATGCTTTAATGAAGAAATACAATGTCTACCACAGAGTGGAAACTCCTTATCATCCACAGACAAGCGGACAAGTTAAAGTATCCAATAGAGAGCTGAAAATGATTTTAGAGAAAACAGTCAATAACACGCGCAAAGATTGGTCTCTGAAGCTGGACGATGCACTTTGGGCATATCGAACAGCCTTCAAAACACCAATTGGTATGTCTCCTTATAAATTGGTGTTTGAAAAAGCGTGTCACTTGCCCGTGGAGCTAGAACATCGAGCATATTAGGCGATCAAGGAGCTGAATTTTGATCCCAAGGCATCTCAGGAAAAGCGGTTATTACAGTTGAATGAACTTGATGAGTTCCGCTTAACAGCCTATGAGAATGCAAAACTCTACAAGGAAAAGACTAAGAAGTGGCACGATGCTCACATTGTGCCTAAGCAGTTTACAGCAGGCAGTTATGTGCTACTGTATAATTCTCGCTTACGTCTGTTCCCTGGAAAGCTTAAATCAAGATGGAGTGGACCATTCAAAGTACGACATATAGCTGATCACAGAGCAATTGAGCTGGAAAATGACAATGGTGAGTCTTTCAAAGTTAATGGACAAAGATGCAAACCATACTTAGGACCGTTAACTGATGAAGGACGAGAGTGTTTTACTCTCACCGCCCCAGCTTGATCCAGGTAACATGCGGTCAAGGCTAGTGACCTTAAACAAGCACGATTTGGAGAAATTCCAAATTATTCAGTCGCATCCCCATATTTTAACAGACAGtgaattttttgatattttcatcTGTCTATGTGGTGCTGCTGTGGTcttatttatagtatttattttaagcttattattttctttaaccttgtctaaaaataaataaaatgtttaatcTATTTTTCCATATTTTATCCAGCTTCTTATTTTCAAATGTCAATATTTTCTTTGACATgtattcttgtaaataaataaaatggtgattttatcacattaaaaaaataaaataaaatattgtctttgatttttcattaaacaaaaaaatattctttcatttaaatttatttcactttttattcaTGTTCACATTAATTATCTTATTTGATTGTATTCATATTAGAAAATAAGGTgtatattttcattttctagTAGAAAAGTTAACTTTTACATgagtttatttcttttaaaaaataagtggTATATATGCTAAAttcctaattataaaaatgtttacatgtgcatggatttgttttattaggAAAAATTGTACATATGTTAGTTTCCTATATTAACATTTATTTAGCTTATGTGTGCTTTAATTCTTAAGGAAATTGTCTTTTCTAGTTTTGTTAGCTTCCAAAATAGATTGTCTTACCTTAGTTAGCTACCATTCGAAACCCTATAAATAGAACCACTATTCCCACCAAATCTTCATCTCAAACATAATTCTCATAACTTTCTTCTCATCCTACAAACACAATACTCATAACTTTCTTCGGTATCATGGGTTATTATTCCGATTACTCATCCGCTACTCATTCGGACACCGAGGATGAGTACGAAGCTCCATCCTATGAGTATGAAGTTCCATCATACGAGTTTCTAACTGATCCCTACCCCGAGTTAGAACCACTTGAGGCATATCAGTGGCCTGAGGAACTCGAACCTTGGATTCTAGAGGGTGTATATGAACCTGTAGACTACGAGGATCAATTGTTTCAACCAATACCATCCAATGATGAGATGGATGACGAATCCGAGAAGGATACGGATGATGAATCTGAGAAAGATTCAGATAGCGAATCTGAGGAAGATCCGAAAGAGGATGAGGGTGAAGAGGGTCTGGAGGAGCTATTCCAAGTTGAAACTCCTAAACCTAAGGAGAAAGAATATTCTCTTTTGGGAATGAGCTCTCCTCCATACACTTCTTCTCCTTCCACTGACTCTTCTACTCCAGGGGATTTTTTCTTCCCCTCGGGTTGCTTTTTCAACCTCATTGAAATTTCGAATGATGAGGGGGCTAAGGAGGCAACTAGACGAGATATGCGTAAACTCTTTGAGGACGAGGTGGAGAAGGAGCGAGCATTTTACATGGGGAATGATGAAGTGATGGAACCCTATGAAGCGGATAATTTTTTTGGAGACATGGTTCGAGCTAGGGGTTGCCCAAGAATTATCCGTACCGGAAAAGTTGGACGCCCTAGGAAACAATTTTGCATGAGGCCTAAAAATGCTTTCTAGGGACGTTTTGGTTCGAGATAATATTGTGGGCTAGGATGAGTTAGTAATGTGTCTCAGTTacttgtgttttatttttatgttccgtatgtttttgtttttgttactaATATATTGCACCTTATTTTTGCTTTAATTTACGTTTTTCttatgtttaataaatttaattttcaatataaataaaaataaaaatatttcaatttcaaaaaaattcggTACAGCAGGTCAACCGGTGCTCAGCCGGCCCCCGAAGTCAAGCCGGCCAAGCACCGGCCGATACTTAAAATACgaaaaaaatatctttttttgaAGGGTAAACAGACCTTTAGGCCGGCCCACGATCGAGAGCCGGCCAAGGACCGGCTGATGGTCTGTACACTTTTTTAAAAGAGTATTTTGTGCAATTCTTGCTTCATCTTCTCCAAAACTCTTGCATTTTCAAAACCCTATCTTTCATGGTTAACACATAACACAAAATCAAGTCAAATTTTAAGCATTTCACACCAATTGAGAGGTTCCACCATCATCCCCAAAGTTATTTTGttcatattcatcaaaaaaGGTCTGTTTCTTTCACTTTTCTCTATAGaatttcaaattcaataatTACTAGGGTGttgttaattaataaaattggcGATGATAACATAGTTCGTAAGCTTTTATGTTGTTTACCCAACATGTAATTTGAGTTTTCCATCCTTAGTTTGCAtccaattgaaaaaataaaaaaaaattaggtagAACGCTAGAAATTGAAAATTGGGAAAATTGAATCAATTACATTTTTAGTGTTAATAGAAGTTTTGATCATCTCTTGTAACTAATAGGATTCACCCACACACTTTTTGCACCTTATTTAGACTTAATACAATAGaacttgtaaaaaaaaattaataatgttggCATGTAGTTTTAAAGCAATTTGATGGAAAAAAATGTGAGTTTGTGGGAATCTTGTGAATACATTGTTGGTTGTTGTTAGTGTTGGtggaatttgttttataaattttgtaaatatttcagGGCAAAATGACTCAGAAATCGACTGCAGTTGGGACTTCGAGAGGAAAACAGGCACAAAGGAAACGAAAGGGTGCTCCTCACGACTCTAGCAGATTTTTGACATCAGAAAATAGTGACTGGTTCGACTCAACTGCGTCAAGCACGATGATTCTTGAGAAGACGATTCATCGAGAGGTTGATGTAGAGTTTGAAATCAGAGATGCTTTTGCTAGCTTGGGTTGGGCTAAAGTACTTGACCTTAATGGTGAGTATTACCCAACTTTAGAGCGGAAATTCTATGCTAATGTCAAATATAAGGATCAAGCAAAGGTGACTGTCATCGAGAGTTTTGTGCGTGGTCGACAAATTAACATTTCGATGGATTTGTTGAATGAAATGTTTGAGCTACCGGTGCAAGGCGAAGGATGCCCTGCGTTTCATGCCTTTAGGAAGGACATTATCAGTGACAAGGAATGGAGTGTCGATGTTGCCAAGCATAAGTTCCACATTGACTGGGCAACATAGCAGGGAATGAGATGTTTTTAGCTAAGAATTTGGAGCTTCGTCCGCGGTTGTTAGCTTATCTTTTTGCTTTCAACGTTTCACCTAAAGCTAATGGCTGAACGAGGTACGAATGACTGATTTATATTGGATAGATAGGATGTTGTTTGGTTTTCCAGGTCGTGTTCAGGGGATATCTCTTGCTACCATTATTATGGGCCATATTTTTGATGTTGCACGGTTCAAGGGAAAAGCATtggtttttccaattttaattagCAGAATTCTTCAGAGGGCTCGAGTAGGGATTCCGACTGGCGAAACCAGAGTCACG containing:
- the LOC126656866 gene encoding uncharacterized protein LOC126656866, translated to MPLTSIQEVEIFDVWGIDFMGPFLYLLEITLPTNDGKVVLNFLKKLINTFGVPRAIISDGGSHFCNRQFDALMKKYNVYHRVETPYHPQTSGQVKVSNRELKMILEKTVNNTRKDWSLKLDDALWAYRTAFKTPIAYENAKLYKEKTKKWHDAHIVPKQFTAGSYVLLYNSRLRLFPGKLKSRWSGPFKVRHIADHRAIELENDNGESFKVNGQRCKPYLGPLTDEGRECFTLTAPA